ATTTTACGTTAACCATTGACGCGTCGGTTAACATATGTTAATTTAGAATAAAGAGGTTAACATGCAAAATAAATCAGAGTTAATATCAACATCCGAAGCCGCCGAAATTTTAGGTATTAGTCGAATAGGTGTTTTTAAAAGAATTCGTTCCGGAAAAATTAAGGCTAAAAAAATTGGCCGTAATTATGTAGTGGATAGAGATTCTTTGGGCGGTATTTTTAAGAAAATAACACCCAAAGAAGAAAAAGAGGTAAAGCGGGCAGTTGATAAAGTAATTAAAGAATTTAAGCCCGCTTTGAAAAAATTAGGAAAGGAATGATGAAACAGATTACTGTCGAAGAGGTTGAACGAATTGCTCATCGGCTCGCTAAAGAACAGATGGGTTGGGATGAGCCGATTCCTGATTTCGGCACTCGTTATCCCGGTAAACTCGAGAGCTGTCTGGCTACAGCATTTCAAACATATGCCAAAAAAGAGCTTTACCCTAGTTTGATTGATAAGGCTTCTATTTTGTTTTATTTAATGATTAAAAATCACCCTTTTCTTAATGGGAACAAGAGGATTGCTGTTACGAGTTTGTTGGTTTTCCTTTTATTTAATAAAAAGTGGCTTTCTGTAACCAATGAGGAGATTTATGAAATGGCGGTTGACGTGGCTAAAAGTTCCCCGAAGCTTAAACGGGGGATAGTTGAGCTTATAAAGGATTTTATTGAGAAAAATATAAAAAACAGATCTAATTTCTAATGATTTTCCGTTTTTTGGTTTTGTGGTTATTCTACGTTAATATTAGTTTATGAAAATCAAACCCCACCATTTTTTAGATATAATTAAATTATACGGTTCTGGAATTGATGAATTTAAGCCAGATGAGAAATATGGTCATGATTTTTATAGAATAGGAAACAATATTTTAAGAAATAAGCAGGCTAATCTTGTTCTAAGCATTGAAGAAGATGATATTTGCAAGCCTTGTAGGTTTAATAAGGATGGAAAATGTATTGATGTACTAGAAAATAACAGATCAAAAAATGAATTAAATAAATTGCTAGATCAGAAAATTCTTGAATACTTAGAGCTAAAAGAAAATTCAGAAATTACAGTTACTAATTTTTCGATATTAATTAAAGAGAAATTAATATCGAAAATATTTAGCATTTATTCAGAACCTGCATTTAGCAAAGAGCAAACATTAGCACGTTTTAAAAATCTTACAGACGGTTTAGATAGATACATAGGTTAACGCATCAATATTTGGAATATATTGTTTCAAGGAAGAATGAGATGAAGATAAAAATGGCATGAAAAAAATGGCGGAGAGCCGGCCGACTGGAGCAAACTCAAGAGCCAAAAAAGGAGTCTCAGGCTCCTTTTTTGGCTTCCAAAGCAGAAATAATTACATATTCATCATCATGTTTTTCATGCTAACGATCATTTCTTTCATTTTCATCATTTTGTCTGTTGTTTCTTCATCCATTTCCATTCCTGCCGACATTTCCTCAATTTTTTCCATAGAGTTCATCATATTATCCGCTTCCATCATCATTTTGCTTTTCATGTCTTCTTCCATATACCCTCCTTATTTGTTATTAATTTTATTTTAAAATAAATAACAGCGAAGATATTTATCAAAACATCCAAGTTTTAGCTATTTTTTTTGATTATTTCTGTTTTTTGATTGAATTAATTTAGATGAATACGCTCTGTAAAAAGAAATAGAGATTATGCCCCGTGATTAATAATTGCTTAAAAGCCAAAATAAAATTGGAAGTACTAACAGACCTAAGCCGGCATAAAGAGTATAAAGCCACTTTCGAGCAATTGGCCAGTCGCTGTATCTCCACATCAAGAAGACGCCTAGCGGTGAGAAAATAAAAAGAGCAAGGATTATAAATCGATTTTGCCTATACCATTTTTTGGATTGATTATTATCAGTCATACTTAACTCTTTAAATAAATTATCTTGTAAGCGTCCACAAATGTCAAAAGATCCTTTTTACATTAATTAGTTAAAAATGGTAAAATATTACTGATGCGGTGACCGAGAAAAGGTGATAGCCCGCAAGGCTATATACGATGGAATCGTGCCCATCCCGCATCTCCATTTTTATTATGAAGATACAAGATTACATTAATTCAAAATTAGAAGAGCTAAATAAAGAAGATAGAGTAAAAAAAATCTCTGCCAAAGACGAACTTAAAGCTGAAATCTTCAGGCTTTTGATGTCTAAGAAGTTTCGTAAGTACGCCGTAAATATTGAATATTTAGAGCATATTCGCCAAGCCATTTCAACAAGCGTTGATAAGGATGAGCCTGTTAAACTTACATTGGTTTTGGTGGTTATAAATTATGGAGACTTGAGGAAGCACCAGAGGTTGATTGGGCTGAGCTGTTTAGTCTTATCTATTATGCTAATTGGCTAAAACCGATTGCTTCTATTTATAAACCTGGCGTATGGTTTGATTTTTATTCTGATGATGTAATCCTCGAGCTAATGGACAATGTACCCAAGGAAGATACTGAAAGATATATCCAAAGTTTTAGAAAGTTATTGGATTTTATTAAATCTTATATCCCAGAAAATCTAAAATTTACCCTAAATAGAGTTGGGGATCAGTATGCAAGTTACGATGCTTTCAAAGAAGAATTATTTGGTAATATAGAAAAAGTAAAAGAGGAGTTAAATGGCCTTCCAAAATTAACACCAGAGCAAATACGTCTTGTAGATTTAAATGTTAAATTAAAACCAGGTTATGATAATGATTCTGAGTGGCGGGAAAAAGTTTTTCTTGTTCATGAAGGATACTCTATAGTTTCCAAAAGGCGTCCTTACTATCGAACCCCAGATAAGATTTTTATAATCACAAAGCCTTTACCAAATTCTGTGGCAGTAGGTACTACCAAAAGATCTATTGCAAAGTTTTGGGTTGGCGCAGGCGTTTTAGAAAAAGACAATGAAAATTATCATATGCTTGTATTATCGCCAAATCAGTTAGATCAAAATAAGTTTCAAAAAGAGTCGGTTGATATCAAGGGACTTAATGGCAAAAACTTTCATTTAATAAAGATAAAAATATAATTATTATATGAATTTGGAGTAAAATAAGTAAATGGAAAATAAATTAATTTACGAGACAAAAAATTTTATAGCTGAAGCTGTTAGCGAACCCCACGTTAGTAGAGAAGATGGCGGCCATATCAGAATAGTTCCCAAGAGGAGAGTTGTAGATAGAACAGCTCTTTCTCCAAAAGAAGCGACTGAAATGGCAAGACTAATAATGTTAGCTGGTGAGGCAATGGTGAAAGGTTTGAATAATCGGGGGATAGATATCGGGAGAATCAATTATCAGGATAATGGAAACTGGAGTGTTTTTTCACCCCAGGGTTCATATCTTCATATTCATTTATATGGAAGAGCGAAAAGCGCACCTAAGCAAAAATATGGAGATTCATTACATTTTCCCCATAGGGAAACTGGTTTTTATGATAATGCCAAGCCGATGGATGATGACGATATTACAGAGATTCAAAGAGTAATCGAAGAATTATTAAAAGAAGATAAGTATAAAGAGAGCAACTGGGGCTTAGAATAAAAGCATGGATAACGAAAAGATATATAATCATTTTGCCAAAAGCGTAGATGACTATGACTATGTAGCGGATAAAGTTGTAATGCGAAATAATGAGTTGCATAAAGTAATGGTGAATGCTCTTAATTTTGGTTCAAAATCAAAATTAAAGATTCTTGATTTAGGTTCCGGCACTGGTCATGGTATGTTCTTAATGCTTAAAAAATTTCTAAATGCTAAAGTCACAGGTATTGATTTTTCCCATAAGATGATTACCAACTCAAGAGAAAAGCTTAAAGGCTATAATGACAGAATTAAATTGATTGAAGATGATTTTAATAAAATAGATTTTGACAACGATTATGATGCTATTGTGTCTGCTATCGCTATTCATAATATTAATCACCAAGAAAAAGCAAAATTGTTTCAAAAGATCTACGGTTCTTTAAAGGATGGCGGCATATTTGTTAATGCTGATTTTATAAAAGGGGAAGAATCTGAAATAACCGAACAATATAGCAAGATATATGAAAATTACTTAAGAAAAAATCTATCAGGTGGAGAGCTTGAGGTTTGGCTTAAGCATGCTTTTAAAGAAGATATGCCAATGTCTTTATCTGGGCAGTTTGACCTGCTTACCAAAGCGTCTTTTTTAAATATAGAGCTGGTTTGGCAATTTAATAATTTAGCGGTTTATGTTGCTCAAAAAATTAAAAGCCGAGGCCATGAAAAAAGATTGGTAGAATTATGACGCTAAGTGATTTTAAAGAAATTAAATATTTTGTTTCTAATGCTAAAGATGGGAATTTGGATTTTAGGTTTGACAATAAACAAGCGGTCTTAAATAACAGGAAAAAATATTTTCAGAAAATTAAGGTAGATATGCAAAGCACTGTTTGCATGAATGTTATAAATCATGAAGATGATATATTAATTGTTAAAGAAGAGAATTTAGGTAAAGGCATATTCGATTTGGGAAATGCACCCAAAGTAGATGCATTAATTACAAATAAGCCAAATATTTGTTTAATGCTTCTAACTGCCGACTGTTTGCCAGCCAGCTTATATGATCCATTTAAAAAAGTCGTTGCATTGGTTCATTTGAGTAAAAAAACCACCTCCCGTAATCTAGCAAAGAAAGTAATCAATCTTCTAGCAGAAAATTTTGGTGCTAATCCCAAAGGCATAGTCAGTCAATTCGGACCTTATATCCATAAAGAATCTTACATGATAGATTTAGCGGCTGAAAATATAAAACAGTTTACTGATTTAGGAGTTCTAAAAGAAAATATAACTATAAGCTCCATAAATACTTATACTAGTTTGGATTATTTTTCTTATAGAAAATCTCAGGATCAAAAAATCAAGGAAGGAAGATTTACTACTATTTTGGGGATGGATTTCTAGCAATCGATTTTATTGAATATGACTATTGCATTTATTTTAAAATCTGGTACAATGAATTTACCGTTTGGTGAATCGTAGTGAGTATTAATTATATTAGTGCCCCGAAGATCGCAAGCCGGGGTCGATATAAATAATTAAAAAAAATAAGGATAAAAAAATGGATCAAAAGAATAAACTTTATGTAGGCAATCTTTCTTATGATATAGATAATGAAAGACTTTCCAGCATGTTTTCTGAGTACGGTGAAATTAAAGAAGCTACAGTAATCATGGATAGATTAACAAACAAATCAAAAGGATTTGGATTTGTTACTTTTGCAAATGATGAAGACGCAGACAAAGCAGTAAGAGAATTAGACGGAAAAGAAATTCAGGGAAGAAACCTAAAAGTAAACGTAGCTAAACCGAGGATATAAACGGTTTCTAGTTTTTAAAAAACGCGGCTTTTCAGCCGCGTTTTTTTAATAATGAATATTATCTTGAAATTTTTCCGATTTGAATAAGGGATATATAATTTTGTTTATTTGATGTAAAGAGTTAAAATATTTATATGACTCTAAATAAACCAATCCAGCCAATTACTAAGCATTTTGTTATTTTTATTTTTACCGCCATACTGATATTTTGTTTTGGAGTTTTTCACTTTATGGGGTCGTCTTATGATTTTTTTGATTTATTATCAAGTATCCCATTCTATTATCTAATTATCATTATTGCTTCATTACTTTTTATAATATTTAATTTCATAAATGCTTTTTATGAGATAATTCGATACTATAATAAACTACCTAAGTTCTCTAATTTTCTGGAAACTTACATTTTAATGTCCATCAAATCATTTTCTCCTTTTAAGCGCTTTAGTAGTCGATTATTAAATCTTGATAAGGACGGATCTGGAAATGTTGGAAAAACAAGAATGTTTGGTCCAAACATGAATCAAGCAGATTTAATTGTTTTAGTTATATTTATGCTAGCCGTATTTATCATGATGATTGTTCTTCTTTATTGGAGTAAAATATTTGAGGTTTAATTATAATATATGAAACTAGTTGCGGATTTGCATATACATTCTAAATATTCAAGAGCCACCAGTCGGGAAATGAATTTAGAGGCTCTGTTTCTTTGGTCACGGTTTAAGGGTATAAATTTATTAGGAACCGGTGATTTTACACATCCTATATGGTTTGGCGAGATTGAACAAAAGCTGGAGTCGGTAGAAGAGGGTTTGTATAAATTAAAAGACAAAGAAGACAGCCCCTATTTTATTTTAAGTTCAGAGATAAGCTGTATTTATTCAAAGAATAACAGGGTTAGAAAAATTCATTTAGTTATTTTGGCCCCGTCATTAAACGCTGTTCGTAAAATTAACACTACGCTAACAGGCAGGGGAAATCTTTTTTCTGATGGTCGTCCTATTTTAGGAATGGATGCAAAAGAACTTGCAAAAATAATTTTAGATATAGCCCCAGATGCTATTATAATTCCCGCTCATATTTGGACACCTTGGTTTTCTTTATTTGGAGCGAACTCCGGATTCGATTCAGTTCAAGAATGTTTTGATGAAATATCAAAAGAGATTTTTGCAGTTGAAACAGGACTTTCTTCTGATCCGCAAATGAATTGGCGTTTGTCTCAGTTGGATAGAATGTCTATTATTTCTTGTTCAGATGCTCATTCTCCGTCGAAACTTGGTAGGGAAGCAACAGTATTTGATATTGATCCAAATTTTATATCTTTAAGAAATGCCATGAAAAATCCCAAAAAAGGTGAAGAAATTTTATATACAATTGAGTTTTATCCTGAAGAAGGCAAATATCATTACACCGGCCATAGAAATTGTAATATTGTTCAGTCACAGGAAGAGACAAAGAAAAAAGGCGCTATTTGTCCTGTTTGCGGCAGGAAACTTACAGTTGGGGTTATGCATAGAGTAGAAGAAATTGCCGATAAGCCGCTTGATTTTAAAGATGAAAAGCGGCCGTTTTTTAAAAGTTTAGTTCCGCTTATTGAAATAATCGCTGAAAGTCAAAATTTAGGCGCAGAATCTAAAAAAGTTAGAGGCGATTATTTAAAGATAATTTCTAGATTTAAAAATGAATTTAATGTTCTTCTTGATGAACCGTTAGAAAATATCAAAAGAGAAGATGAAAAACTTGCCGAAGGTATTAAGAAGATAAGAGAAGGACAAATATCTATTGCTCCAGGTTATGATGGTGTATTTGGTAAAGTAAAAATCTGGTCAGAGGCTGATAAATTACCCAAGCAAAAACAAGACACACTATTTAGTGATTATAAGGACTAATTAATGAATAAACGAGAAATTAGTAAAAGAGGATTTACATTAATAGAATTGCTTGTTGTTATTGCGGTAATCGCAATAATAGCTTCTTTGGTCATTATTAGAATAACATCTACAATGAAAGACGCTAGAATCGCTAGAAGGAATACAGATGTGCATGAAATAAAGAAAGCATTTGATCAGTTTATAATTGCAGGTGGTCTTATACAATGCATTGATCCCAGTTGTGCAACCAATCAATGGTATAATCTTTCTGATAGCACTATTGCTACGATGGAAGCCGATCAGGTTTTAGTAAGAACACCAGGAGGCAAATTGCCTAACGATTTTATGTCAGGAGGAAAGTTTCCTCAAGATGTAAACCCAGACGCTCCTTATAAATTTTTTATTGAGAAAGACAGTCCTTATTCTTACTTAATAATATCTCTAAGTAATTCTGACAATGTTATTGCTTCAGTTCAAGATAAGTGGAAAGATTAATTTTTAGATGTTGGAATATTTATTTCCCCGAGGATTATAAAATTAATATTAATTATATCAATTATCAGTCTTTTTGTATTTAATCATTGCGTAAGTAGTTGATCCAATAAAAATCAATGATCCGGGAATATCAAAAAGCGCAAAATTTTTTATTCCTATTGTGGGTAGAAAAGTCCCGGTCACAAAGGCTATTACTGCGTAGCTTATTAATCCAGTTATTATAATAATGAATTTTCTTCTTATTGCACCTTTTACTGAAATAGCTGATTTGATTAATAAATAAGACCCTATTAAAACAATTCCTAGAGTATACATAAAGTAAATTGGAGATAGTAGACCGGGAGAGTATTGAAAATCTGTATTAGTGACTATTAAATCTTTAATTCCTAGATTACTAATAAGATTTAAGCCTCCCAATATTATTCCAATGATATAAATCGAAATAGTTATCTTTGGCTTAGGGCCGATACATAGAGAGATAATCCACGCAAAAGCGCTACCTTTTAGAACGGGGCTTAAAAAGAAGGATATTTTGGCTATTTCAGTGCTTTGCAAAGGCATTGAAATATAGCTTATTGCAATATAAGCTGCTAAAAGTAAAGTGAAAATAAGAAACTGGATATTCAAGAAATTCTTCTTATCTTTTGAGAAGACTAAAGCACCAAGAACCAGATTCCCAATTACTGATATTATGGTGGTTATTAAGTAGACCATATTTAATCTCAATTATTATGCTCTTATTATAATAAGTAATTTATTTACTAATAACAAGAATCAGACTGATTAGTTATGTTTTTAGGTCCCTAGCTTTTATCACCTCTACAATAATGCCCTGAATAGATAAGTTATCTTTAACTATAATAGGTTTATGTTCTGGATTGCGTGATTTTGGTAAAAGCACCGCATAGCCATTGCCTAGCTTGTAAAATTTTACAGTAGCTTCGTCACCAATTAATGCTAATACCATTTCGCCAGGGCTTGCAGTTTCTTTTTTTTCTATCAATAATAAATCGCCGTCTTCAATACCCGCTTCATTCATAGAATCACCTTGTGCTTTCAAGAAAAAATATTGTTTATAAGGATTACTTACGAAACTTTTTTGTACAGGAACGTATCCTTCAATATTTTCTGTAGCAAGTATTGGTGTTCCGCAAGATACAGAGCCTACTAGGGGAATGTTTATGGTTTCTATAATTTCATCGTTTAGTTTTATGCCGCGGCTTTTGTGTTCTTCTATATCAAGAAACCCTTTTAATTTTAAGATTTGAAGGTATTGTCGGATAGAATTAAAATATCTTATGCTGAGCGAATCAGCTATTTCTTCATAGGTAGGCATTTTATTATTTGTTCTGAAATACTCGCGGATAAAACTTAGAACTCTTTGTTGTTTTGGGGTGATTTGTTTTTCCATATTTTTAAATTAACATGCAATATGTAAATAGTCAACCTCTTTTATGTAAAGTGTTCACATAATTTTAATGAGATTTTTTACTATGCTATAATAAGAATAATTATGACTAAAAATCCTAAGAAAAAAATTTTATTTGCAGATGATGAAGAAGGGTTAAGAGAAATATACGAATTAAGATTTAAAGATGAAGTTTTTGATTCTGTATTTGCCAAAGATGGTGACGAGGCTCTGGAAAAAATTCGAAAAGAAAAGCCGGATTTGGTATTGTTAGATATTATGATGCCTGGCAAAAATGGAATGGAAGTTTTAGAAGAGATTAAAAAAGATCCCACCACTGCTGATATTCCGGTTTTTATGCTCACGGTTTTAGACGATGACGATATAAGAGATAAGGCCTTTGACTTAGGTGCTAAATATTATCTAGTAAAGTCCAGCGTTGTACCGCCAGAAGTTATTAAACTTATGAAAGAAGAACTATACGGAGAGAAATAAAAAAGTCTTGGTAATAAATAGATGTAACAGGGGGTTAAAAAATTGACTAATTACCTAGTCAATTTTTTCAATATTGACAACCTACTTATTGTTTGATTAACTAGTTTTAATATTTCATTTTTTTAAATAAGGACGGAATTATTAAACAATTAACTAATAGTTGCCCACCCTCACTTACAGTTTTTGGAGGGCCTCATCCTCAGTAAGGCTCTGCCCGGTGGGAATAAATATTCTGAGGATTCGGGAGGATAAGTGTCAAGCGAAGGTTTAACATTTGACGATGT
The DNA window shown above is from bacterium CG_4_10_14_0_2_um_filter_33_32 and carries:
- the mraW gene encoding 16S rRNA (cytosine(1402)-N(4))-methyltransferase produces the protein MDNEKIYNHFAKSVDDYDYVADKVVMRNNELHKVMVNALNFGSKSKLKILDLGSGTGHGMFLMLKKFLNAKVTGIDFSHKMITNSREKLKGYNDRIKLIEDDFNKIDFDNDYDAIVSAIAIHNINHQEKAKLFQKIYGSLKDGGIFVNADFIKGEESEITEQYSKIYENYLRKNLSGGELEVWLKHAFKEDMPMSLSGQFDLLTKASFLNIELVWQFNNLAVYVAQKIKSRGHEKRLVEL
- a CDS encoding RNA-binding protein; this encodes MDQKNKLYVGNLSYDIDNERLSSMFSEYGEIKEATVIMDRLTNKSKGFGFVTFANDEDADKAVRELDGKEIQGRNLKVNVAKPRI
- the lexA gene encoding repressor LexA, coding for MEKQITPKQQRVLSFIREYFRTNNKMPTYEEIADSLSIRYFNSIRQYLQILKLKGFLDIEEHKSRGIKLNDEIIETINIPLVGSVSCGTPILATENIEGYVPVQKSFVSNPYKQYFFLKAQGDSMNEAGIEDGDLLLIEKKETASPGEMVLALIGDEATVKFYKLGNGYAVLLPKSRNPEHKPIIVKDNLSIQGIIVEVIKARDLKT
- a CDS encoding type II toxin-antitoxin system death-on-curing family toxin, producing the protein MMKQITVEEVERIAHRLAKEQMGWDEPIPDFGTRYPGKLESCLATAFQTYAKKELYPSLIDKASILFYLMIKNHPFLNGNKRIAVTSLLVFLLFNKKWLSVTNEEIYEMAVDVAKSSPKLKRGIVELIKDFIEKNIKNRSNF
- a CDS encoding response regulator; its protein translation is MTKNPKKKILFADDEEGLREIYELRFKDEVFDSVFAKDGDEALEKIRKEKPDLVLLDIMMPGKNGMEVLEEIKKDPTTADIPVFMLTVLDDDDIRDKAFDLGAKYYLVKSSVVPPEVIKLMKEELYGEK
- a CDS encoding DNA helicase UvrD, which translates into the protein MKLVADLHIHSKYSRATSREMNLEALFLWSRFKGINLLGTGDFTHPIWFGEIEQKLESVEEGLYKLKDKEDSPYFILSSEISCIYSKNNRVRKIHLVILAPSLNAVRKINTTLTGRGNLFSDGRPILGMDAKELAKIILDIAPDAIIIPAHIWTPWFSLFGANSGFDSVQECFDEISKEIFAVETGLSSDPQMNWRLSQLDRMSIISCSDAHSPSKLGREATVFDIDPNFISLRNAMKNPKKGEEILYTIEFYPEEGKYHYTGHRNCNIVQSQEETKKKGAICPVCGRKLTVGVMHRVEEIADKPLDFKDEKRPFFKSLVPLIEIIAESQNLGAESKKVRGDYLKIISRFKNEFNVLLDEPLENIKREDEKLAEGIKKIREGQISIAPGYDGVFGKVKIWSEADKLPKQKQDTLFSDYKD